A window of Fusarium falciforme chromosome 1, complete sequence genomic DNA:
TCTTGTTCCCTACATAACTGGAACCCCCGGCAAAGAGTCAGCTTCTGCGGATGACGACTTGGATCTGGAACTCTGGATTCAATTTACCCCGAGACAACCTGAGACGGGTCGCACATTTGTCAGCCAAGGAACCGGAGGTTGAGAGACGAGAAAAAGAGGTCGTACATGGCTGGCGACAGCGAGAACCCGCGTGCCGGGCACCGGAAGAGCATCAGACATGGTTCCGAGGTGGTATTCTCGGGGGAGTATACAAGGTTTCTTCTGTTCAccctttcttcctcttccctgAGTCAAGAAGTAACCCCAGGTTGAGACCTTTGGTGTCGAGACGTCACTGGACAAAATGCTCTCGCTCTACGTCAGAGCTCCGAGAGAGATTTGAGGTGATTTAAGTGACTGGCCGGAGAACAAACGCCGGGGCGTGAGGTACAAGCAGTTGAAGGTTGGGAGCGACAAGTGAGTGAATGAGCAACAAGGACGGAGCCAAGTCTAGATTTGAGTCAGAGTGGTTGTGTCTATCGATGGAGGTTGaaggttggttggttggtagGCAAGTAGTCACGAGGTAACTCGAAGCACCCGTGTCTACCTTAGTCTGCGTCAAGTGGGTAAGGCAAGTCAGAAAGGCAGGTACCTTGGGGACGGACATGCACATCGACGACGTTATATGGATCCTTCCTTTCCTTGACTCAATCTCGCCCCTTCCAGTTTTTTTTCCTGCTAGCGACTTCCATCCCGTCCCGTCTGCCCcgccaaaaaaaaaagaggccgATGCCGTCCATTGCCCCGCACTAGGGAAATCCTCTCTCTCTGTCTCGTTGACTGTGGCCTCACTCCGCCGACTCGGGCTGTCGCTTAGGCCTTTGAGTCAACTGATGTGGCCTGTTTACTGCAGTGGACAACATGAAACTATCGTGAGGACCGATAGCATGACAATTCGGACACCGATAATTCCAGTGTTAGCATTCAATCACAATGGGGACTCTTCACCTGCAACCTGatgtcatccatcatccatggcaACTGCAAAGCATGTATCATTATCGTCAAAGTAGACGTCTTGTATGGCCAGGCTATCATGACACGCTTGCCACAGTCTAGCCTCTTCATACATAGTCCTTCCATCTAGTCCGTCCGTCCCAATCTCCCAAACATTCCCTCCGTCCTTGATGAGTCTCTCAAGAGTTATATCCCTGGTATTCGTATCCCCGGCAGATTCCCCACTGCGTGTACACATCACAGCCACTTCACCGTATCCTCGTAACCTCAACGCCGGGCTTATAGTCAAGTAGGATGGTGTCGTATCATGTTTTTGGTCGAGTTTACTCCTCATCACCAATCTGTTTTACGGACCCATGTTAGTAAGCTAAAAACAATAGTGCTGAGTATGGGATGACTTGCCTTGGGGGCGAGGTAGAAGCGCAGGTGGCTGGAGCCTGCAATCTGGTACTCAACCAAGAGTGGCACTTCGTTAGAGAGGCAGATCTTGACCTGGTTCGAAAGACCGACCGCCTTGCAGAAGTTGACGAGGTACTTGAGGGAGAAAGTGAGAGAGACGGGCTCCGTCAGCTCAATGGCGACGTTGTTATCAGGCTTGTCGAGGTCGGTGTGGGTGCGCAGCATGACAGAGCCGTTACCAATGTCACCGCTGCATGCAAACTTGACACCGTCCTTGGAAGCCTCGATGACGACTGTTGAATTCTGTTAGCAGGGTAGTGGCAGCCCTTCAAGTCTGTACCAACCTGATTCTGACATGGCCATCAGATCCGTGCAGATGCGTCGAAACTCGCCCGAGGGCATCGCAATAGTAGCGGCATACTCGGTGTCGGGGATACCCAGGTGCTCCTGGTCAATGTCCATGAGCTTGAGATCGTACTCGCTGATGCGGTCGTTCTCTGCGTTCTCAAAGGCCAGGTTGAGCACGTCGGGCCCATCTTCAGCCTTGAGGGTCAACTGGTCCTCGTTCTGGGCAGCGCGCAGCACCTTGGTCAGCGAGGTGAGGTTGACACCCAGCGAGATGTTGCGATCGCAGCGGTAGGGAGAGAaggcctcggccttgagcatcATGGAGACGAGGGCAACATGCGAGTTGTCCATGGCCTGGAGGGCGATGCCAGTGTCATTGCAGTCGAAGTTGCAGTCCTGGACCAGGTCCTTGATCGAGTCCACCACCTTTTTCAGGATCTGGGCCTGGTCGAGTCGTGCTTCCAACATGTCTGCAGCCGTGATCTTGTTAGCCTGTGCTGTGCTTGTGTTTGTGCTGCGAtgctgctggtgatggaGCGATGATGGGTTTTGCGCGAAGCTGCCACGCAAGGGGCGGGGCAACCGTGGGTTGCTGGGGAACAACTGACTGAGAGAATAGACTGGTAATCAGATTAAGACGAGGAGAATGGAGACGCAAGAGTCAATGGGCTGATATAAGGAAATTGGCGACAGAGACGGAGTTGTCCAGAGCAGGGGAAAAATTAGAGATTGTTGATGTCGTGAATCAAAAGGTGGAAAACGGGAATGGATCTAAGATTGGATTgtaggcaggcaggcagctTACCGAGTACCTGCCTTGCCTCTAATTTAGCACAGCGCCTGCGGTAGCCACTTAACGCGAAGGACGCGGGCGCGGGTAGGAGCTAGCACGGCAACGCGTCAAGACGCGGGGCATTACACGTGCCAACCTATCACATCAACCTCTTGACTCTCATATGTAGAGGATGGAATAGCCAGGTTCTTATTCAATTAGACCTATCAAGGCCTTGTTCTTCTGTTATCAACCTAGGACGATCCACTATCATACATCCAAGTATCTGACAGCTAGGTAGTTAATAATCATTATCTTTAGAATGCAATCAATCGATCCTTGACGCAAAGAAACAACCTGGGCACACGGAGTGTCATGTACAGGTATGTGTGCCGTCAACCTCGTGCAACGGTTCTGGTACACGTTGTCCCAGGACTCCCGTTTGACGAGGGAATTGCAACGGCC
This region includes:
- a CDS encoding Proliferating cell nuclear antigen gives rise to the protein MLEARLDQAQILKKVVDSIKDLVQDCNFDCNDTGIALQAMDNSHVALVSMMLKAEAFSPYRCDRNISLGVNLTSLTKVLRAAQNEDQLTLKAEDGPDVLNLAFENAENDRISEYDLKLMDIDQEHLGIPDTEYAATIAMPSGEFRRICTDLMAMSESVVIEASKDGVKFACSGDIGNGSVMLRTHTDLDKPDNNVAIELTEPVSLTFSLKYLVNFCKAVGLSNQVKICLSNEVPLLVEYQIAGSSHLRFYLAPKASHPILSTIVFSLLTWVRKTDW